From Tripterygium wilfordii isolate XIE 37 chromosome 13, ASM1340144v1, whole genome shotgun sequence, the proteins below share one genomic window:
- the LOC120013935 gene encoding uncharacterized protein LOC120013935, which translates to MHLIMADQGGSSSSSVMRDYRKGNWTVSETMVLIEAKKMDDERRMKRSTGESSAEAGRSSKPTELRWKWVEDYCWRKGCLRSQNQCNDKWDNLMRDYKKVRDYERRRIAERSGGGGGDGNTTVRSVEGSYWELEKNERKEKNLPSNMLPQIFQALEEVVEKKGTHHKIANVGGGGGGSLASIPNIGYAVQPLFPPLLQHHQVSGSIPLLPLPPPPPPPPSQQPPMAQPAAPLSYQPHLTLPTVGSDTDTSDYSDSPAKRRRRGRGGSGAGGEGTSGTANTSSSNHEVGSAIYKSGSIIAEALQGCDERQERRHRDLLSLHERRLKIEETKTEINRQGINGLVDAINKLANSILTLVSHSKNQSSSK; encoded by the coding sequence ATGCACCTGATAATGGCTGATCAAGGTGGCAGTAGTAGTAGCAGTGTAATGAGGGACTACAGGAAAGGGAACTGGACAGTGAGTGAAACAATGGTGTTAATAGAAGCAAAGAAGATGGATGATGAGAGAAGAATGAAGAGAAGTACTGGAGAGAGTAGTGCTGAAGCAGGAAGATCAAGCAAGCCAACAGAGTTGAGATGGAAGTGGGTTGAGGATTACTGTTGGAGGAAAGGGTGTTTGAGGAGCCAAAACCAATGCAATGACAAGTGGGACAATCTCATGAGGGATTACAAGAAAGTGAGAGATTATGAGAGAAGAAGAATAGCTGAAAGatcaggaggaggaggaggagatggaaATACTACTGTTAGATCAGTTGAAGGGTCTTATTGGGAACTTGAGAAGAAtgagaggaaagaaaagaacttGCCTAGCAATATGCTGCCTCAGATATTTCAGGCtttggaggaggtggtggagaaGAAAGGAACTCATCACAAGATTGCTAATGTtgggggtggtggtggtgggtcaTTAGCTTCTATTCCTAACATTGGTTATGCTGTTCAACCCTTATTTCCTCCTCTATTGCAACATCATCAAGTCTCAGGTTCTATTCCATTGTTACCCCtaccacctccacctcctccaccaccatcccAACAACCACCAATGGCACAACCAGCTGCTCCTCTCTCTTATCAGCCTCATCTAACATTGCCCACAGTAGGCTCAGATACTGATACAAGTGACTATTCGGACTCACCGGcaaagagaaggagaagaggaagaggaggtaGTGGTGCTGGTGGAGAGGGAACAAGTGGGACTGCAAATACAAGCTCATCAAATCATGAAGTGGGAAGTGCAATCTACAAAAGTGGTTCCATAATAGCAGAAGCACTTCAGGGTTGTGATGAGAGACAAGAAAGAAGGCATAGAGACCTCCTTAGTCTCCATGAAAGAAGACTCAAGATTGAAGAAACCAAGACTGAGATCAACAGGCAAGGCATTAACGGCTTAGTTGATGCCATCAACAAGCTTGCTAATTCAATCCTTACTTTGGTTTCCCATAGCAAGAACCAATCATCTTCAAAATGA
- the LOC120013727 gene encoding ras-related protein RABF2b-like produces MATAGNKNINAKLVLLGDVGAGKSSLVLRFVKGQFVEFQESTIGAAFFSQTLAVDDATVKFEIWDTAGQERYHSLAPMYYRGAAAAIVVYDITNQASFERAKKWVQELQSQGNPNMVMALAGNKSDLLDVKKVAAEEAQVYAQENGLFFLETSAKTATNVNEIFYEIAKRLPRVQPAQNPSGMVLMDRPTERTANASCCS; encoded by the exons ATGGCTACCGCTGGAAACAAGAACATCAATGCCAAGTTG GTGCTGCTTGGGGATGTTGGAGCTGGAAAGTCCAGTCTTGTATTGCGTTTCGTGAAAGGGCAATTTGTTGAATTTCAG GAATCAACCATTGGTGCTGCCTTTTTCTCACAAACATTAGCTGTTGATGATGCGACTGTGAAATTTGAGATTTGGGATACGGCAGGACAGGAGAGATACCATAGTCTGGCTCCAATGTACTACAGAGGGGCTGCTGCTGCAATTGTCGTGTATGACATAACTAATCAA gCCTCATTTGAGCGGGCAAAAAAGTGGGTCCAGGAACTTCAGTCACAAG GTAACCCCAATATGGTTATGGCACTAGCTGGTAATAAATCTGATCTACTGGATGTGAAGAAGGTTGCAGCAGAG GAAGCACAAGTATACGCCCAGGAGAATGGTCTCTTCTTTTTGGAAACCTCGGCAAAAACAGCAACCAATGTCAATGAAATTTTCTATGAAATAG CAAAAAGACTACCTCGTGTCCAGCCAGCGCAGAATCCATCTGGAATGGTACTCATGGATAGACCCACGGAGAGAACAGCAAATGCATCTTGTTGCTCCTAA
- the LOC120012617 gene encoding probable aspartyl protease At4g16563, producing MSTILAYSISTFFFLLSMITSKSLARQGNPNSLVLGLSRSTASLPTPKSSMRRRPSEDSDIMEPLREVRDGYLISLTLGTPPQVIQVYMDTGSDLTWVPYGNLSFDCMDCDDYRNNKLVATYSPSHSTSSFRDVCSSSFCIDIHSSDNSLDPCTVSGCSLSMLLKGTCTRPCPSFAYTYGAGGVVIGTLTRDTLRVHGSNPSVITRDIPKFTFGCVGSAYREPIGIAGFGKGPLSLPSQLGFLHKGFSHCFLPFKFANNPNISSPLVIGDVAISSRNNMQFTPMLKSPMYPNYYYMGLEAITVGTNISPTQVPLTLREFDSQGNGGMLIDSGTTYTHLPEPFYSQLLSKLDSMITYPRASEVEARTGFDLCYKVPCPNNTFMDDQFPSVTFHFLNNVSVVLPQGNHFYAMSAPVNSIAVKCLLFQSMDDGDYGPAGVFGSFQQQNMEVVYDLDDERIGFQTKDCASAAASQAIHNN from the coding sequence CCacttttttcttcctcctctcAATGATCACTTCAAAATCCCTAGCAAGACAGGGAAACCCTAATTCACTAGTTCTTGGTCTGAGCCGGTCTACGGCTTCCCTTCCCACTCCAAAATCCTCCATGAGAAGACGGCCATCAGAGGATTCAGACATAATGGAGCCATTGAGGGAAGTTAGAGATGGGTATTTGATATCCTTAACTCTAGGTACACCCCCACAAGTTATCCAAGTTTATATGGATACTGGGAGTGACCTTACTTGGGTCCCTTATGGGAATTTATCTTTTGATTGCATGGATTGTGATGACTATAGGAACAACAAATTAGTGGCTACATATTCTCCTTCTCACTCAACTTCATCATTTAGAGATGTGTGTTCAAGCTCATTTTGCATTGACATCCATAGCTCTGATAATTCTCTTGATCCATGCACTGTGTCTGGATGTTCACTGAGTATGCTACTCAAAGGCACTTGCACTAGACCCTGTCCTTCTTTTGCTTACACTTATGGTGCTGGAGGGGTTGTAATTGGGACACTAACTAGGGACACACTTAGGGTTCATGGAAGTAACCCTAGTGTGATCACTAGAGATATCCCAAAATTCACTTTTGGGTGTGTTGGGTCTGCCTATAGAGAACCTATTGGGATTGCTGGGTTTGGGAAGGGTCCACTTTCTTTGCCTTCTCAATTAGGGTTCCTTCACAAGGGCTTTTCACACTGTTTCTTGCCCTTCAAGTTTGCTAATAACCCTAATATTTCAAGCCCATTAGTGATTGGTGATGTTGCTATATCTTCTAGAAACAATATGCAATTCACTCCAATGTTGAAGAGTCCTATGTACCCAAACTACTATTACATGGGTCTAGAGGCTATAACTGTAGGTACCAATATTAGTCCAACCCAAGTGCCCTTAACACTAAGAGAGTTTGATTCACAAGGCAATGGAGGTATGTTGATTGATTCAGGCACAACTTATACTCACCTTCCTGAGCCATTCTACTCACAACTCCTCTCAAAACTTGATTCAATGATAACTTATCCAAGAGCCAGCGAAGTAGAAGCAAGAACTGGGTTTGATTTGTGCTACAAAGTCCCATGTCCAAACAATACTTTCATGGATGATCAGTTTCCTTCAGTCACCTTCCATTTCTTGAATAATGTGAGTGTTGTTTTGCCACAAGGGAATCACTTTTATGCCATGAGTGCACCAGTTAACTCAATTGCTGTGAAGTGTCTGTTGTTCCAAAGTATGGATGATGGTGATTATGGACCAGCTGGTGTGTTTGGGAGCTTCCAACAACAAAATATGGAGGTTGTGTATGATTTGGATGATGAGAGGATTGGGTTTCAGACCAAAGATTGTGCTTCCGCTGCAGCTTCTCAAGCAATACACAACAATTAA